One genomic segment of Panicum virgatum strain AP13 chromosome 2N, P.virgatum_v5, whole genome shotgun sequence includes these proteins:
- the LOC120658891 gene encoding early nodulin-like protein 1, whose protein sequence is MAWPRSAVLLLAASCAVLLAASCAVLLAAPAWPSHSRPAAVYGVGDQTGWAVPPGSAPVALNEWAARHRFLVGDVLDFKYAGDDSVLLVRLGDYERCSAASPLRRFADGGGVGGGTRFALARPGLFYFISGAPARCEAGQRMVVRVVDAHARPSLIRASPTPAPAPATGTQPSGDTPPSGHRRLSLAQKQLAAAAIGFGAGFILIFSIVWLCICCNNK, encoded by the exons ATGGCCTGGCCCCGCTCCGCCGTCCTCCTGCTCGCAGCCTCCTGCGCGGTCCTGCTCGCAGCCTCCTGTGCCGTCCTCCTCGCGGCCCCGGCGTGGCCGTCGCactcgcggccggcggcggtgtacGGCGTCGGCGACCAGACGGGGTGGGCGGTGCCCCCGGGCAGCGCCCCCGTTGCGCTCAACGAGTGGGCCGCGAGGCACCGGTTCCTTGTCGGCGACGTCCTGG ATTTCAAGTACGCCGGCGACGACTCGGTGCTCCTGGTGCGCTTGGGCGACTACGAGCGGTGCAGCGCGGCGAGCCCCCTGCGTCGGttcgcggacggcggcggcgtcggcggcggcaccaggtTCGCGCTCGCCCGCCCCGGGCTCTTCTACTTCAtcagcggcgcgccggcgcgctGCGAGGCGGGCCAGCGCATGGTCGTGCGCGTCGTGGACGCGCACGCACGCCCCTCCCTCATCAGAGCCTCCCCGacgccggctccggcgccggccacgGGGACCCAGCCCTCCGGCGACACGCCGCCGTCCGGGCACCGTCGGCTCTCCCTCGCGCAGAAgcagttggcggcggcggcgattggGTTCGGGGCCGGATTTATTTTGATCTTCTCTATCGTATGGCTCTGTATATGTTGCAACAACAAATAG
- the LOC120658890 gene encoding early nodulin-like protein 1, translating into MARLAVFAASCGVLLLLGASSVASRAPTVYVVGDDARGWAAPPPGDTTHALSRWAMRHRFHVGDVLDFKYSKNDSVLLVRRGDYDGCRTASPVRRLAGGGGGGGADTKFRLDRPGLFYFIGGVPAHCEAGQRMVVRVVDELGAPTPAPAPSPGGMDEEPAPPSGDRPIPVPFKLFVAAFVGFISGCFLAGFIVWLCMNCRRLVAAS; encoded by the exons ATGGCCAGGCTCGCCGTCTTTGCCGCCTCCtgcggcgtcctcctcctcctcggcgcctcGTCGGTGGCGTCGCGCGCGCCGACGGTGTACGTCGTCGGCGACGATGCCAGGGgctgggcggcgccgccgccgggcgacaCCACCCACGCGCTGAGCAGGTGGGCCATGAGGCACCGCTTCCACGTCGGCGACGTCCTGG ATTTCAAGTACTCGAAGAACGACTCGGTCCTCCTGGTGCGCCGCGGCGACTACGACGGCTGCCGCACGGCGAGCCCGGTgcgccggctcgccggcggcggcggcggcggcggtgccgacACCAAGTTCAGGCTCGACCGCCCGGGGCTCTTCTACTTCATCGGCGGCGTGCCGGCGCACTGTGAGGCGGGGCAGCGCATGGTCGTGCGCGTGGTGGACGAGCTCGGCGCTCCGACGCCCGCCCCGGCCCCGTCCCCGGGGGGAATGGACGAGGAGCCCGCTCCGCCGTCCGGGGACCGCCCGATACCTGTCCCGTTCAAGCTGTTCGTCGCGGCGTTCGTAGGGTTTATCAGCGGATGCTTCCTCGCAGGGTTCATCGTGTGGTTGTGTATGAACTGCCGCCGGCTCGTCGCCGCTAGCTAG
- the LOC120661004 gene encoding probable E3 ubiquitin-protein ligase XERICO, which yields MGISSMPEPRDSLLGFLVYNAVISLAALAGLVRAALVFLDLGDWEADGAGSGDRLVSAAGPGPAERMQRALLRPARLGPIPGVTTTCGAAAAGDDCSVCLAEFGAAAVVNRLPCGHLFHRGCLETWLRYERATCPLCRAHVPVPAPAPADDTPGLRYPECE from the coding sequence atGGGGATCTCGAGCATGCCGGAGCCGCGGGACAGCCTGCTGGGGTTCCTGGTCTACAACGCGGTGATCTcgctggcggcgctggcggggCTGGTGCGGGCGGCGCTGGTGTTCCTCGACCTCGGGGACTGGGAGGCcgacggcgccggcagcggggaCCGCCTCGTGTCCGccgcggggccggggccggcggaGAGGATGCAGAGGGCCCTCCTCCGCCCGGCGCGGCTCGGCCCGATCCCGGGGGTCACGACGacgtgcggcgcggcggcggccggggacgacTGCAGCGTGTGCCTGGCGGAGTTCGGGGCCGCGGCCGTGGTGAACCGGCTCCCCTGCGGGCACCTCTTCCACCGCGGCTGCCTCGAGACCTGGCTCCGGTACGAGCGCGCCACCTGCCCGCTCTGCCGCGCCCACGTCCccgtccccgcccccgcccccgccgacgACACGCCGGGGCTTCGCTACCCGGAGTGCGAGTGA